GacgtcagaatagtggttaccctTGGGAGAGGAGAGTAGCTGGAAAGAGGCGGGAGGAAGCTTCTGGGGTACTggtgatgttttatttcttgttctggGTTTTATGGCAAGGGTGTGTAGAGTTAGTGAAATTTTGGGGGTTACACACTTGTGATTTGCGTAGTTTTCCATATGAATGTTACACTTCAAAAAAGATTCCAAAAATGCCGATTATGAGCCCCATAGCAGACGACAGACTCAGAATCTCTGAGGATGGGACCTGGGGACCCCGCAATTTAAAGATTCCCCTTCCAGGTTTTTCTTAAGAACATTGGATTTGGGGAATGTTTGCTAAAGGAAGGGGATTAGGTGAAAATCCGTCCCATGCCCAAGAATTCTTCAATTCTAACCTATTAATAAATATTCCTTAGAAAAGAAATTCCTGATATACTTGAGCCATTTACCTTCTCCTATTAGGAAAATGCACGTCATCTTTCAGGTGctgagaaagagaactaagacatCAATGAGATTTGGAAATGTTGAGTTTAATATATTACCTTTCTTCTAATTTGTCATACATACTCTAACCTATGAACGAACATTTTGAAGCCCTCTGAAAAACGGCAGGTGCTAGGACCTGATGGCATTCAGGCAAGTTcagaaggaggtgaggggtgaCACCGCGGGGCGTGGTGCTGTATAAACAGGTACAGAAAAGCCAGTTCTTCCACATATAAGCTACTTAGACTCCATTGCAGCTCCTTGCTACCATCTCCAAGACTGTAGCAGCCTGATCACTTGCTTATTAAACCAAAACATGTTTCTTGCAAAGGCTTTATTGGAAGGAGCAAATGGAGGCCTTGGAGAAGCTCTTGGAGGCCTTCTTGGAGGAGGCGgtcagaaaagaggaggaggaggaaatattGGAGCGATAGTTGGGGGAATTATGAATTTTATCAGTGAGGCTGCAGCAGCCCAGTATACCCCCGAGCCGCCGCCATCCACTCAGCAGCATTTCACCACCGTGGAGGCCAACGAAAGTGAGGAGGTGCGGCAGTTTCGGCAACAGTTTGCGCGACTGGCTGGACCCGACATGGAGGTGGGTGCCACTGACCTGATGAACATTCTCAACAAAGTCCTCGCTAAGCACAAGGATCTGAAGTCGGACGGCTTCAGTCTTGACACCTGCCGGAGCATTGTATCCGTTATGGACAGTGACACGAATGGGAAGCTGGGCTTTGAAGAATTTAAGTACTTCTGGAACAACATCAAGAAGTGGCAGTGTGTTTTCAGGCAACATGACACGGACCGTTCCGGGTCTCTGAGGAGTTCCCAGCTGAAGGGGGCTCTGCAGGCGGCAGGTTTCCAGCTAAACGAGCAGCTCTACCGAATGATCGTCCGCCGCTACGCCGATGAGAATGGAAGCATGGATTTTAACAACTTCATCAGCTGCCTGGTCCGCCTGGATGCCATGTTCCGTGCCTTCAAATCTCTGGATAGAAATGCAAGTGGCCTGATTGAGGTGTCT
This genomic window from Equus przewalskii isolate Varuska chromosome 3, EquPr2, whole genome shotgun sequence contains:
- the CAPNS2 gene encoding calpain small subunit 2 — translated: MFLAKALLEGANGGLGEALGGLLGGGGQKRGGGGNIGAIVGGIMNFISEAAAAQYTPEPPPSTQQHFTTVEANESEEVRQFRQQFARLAGPDMEVGATDLMNILNKVLAKHKDLKSDGFSLDTCRSIVSVMDSDTNGKLGFEEFKYFWNNIKKWQCVFRQHDTDRSGSLRSSQLKGALQAAGFQLNEQLYRMIVRRYADENGSMDFNNFISCLVRLDAMFRAFKSLDRNASGLIEVSIQEWLQLTMYS